In Actinomycetota bacterium, a genomic segment contains:
- the corA gene encoding magnesium/cobalt transporter CorA, producing MQAKVCGSKEAGVKTVSVAEAVEFAGRGDGLVWLDMAGPLTQEDRDLLGAPPFNFHELALEDASKDDGQRSKVEPYDDHFFLVMHAVTADVSGGSLSLKWEEIDLFVGRNFLVSVHRGDSRAIQRVWKDADSRSRIMSCGSDMLAYYLMDTVVDGYIETVDGVEDELDALEDAVVDPKADETTVHRIFDFKRELIHFRKKAGPLREAINEMTSRDFPLVTSETLPYLRDVYDHLIRLSDMLDSYRDILTGSLDVHLSAVSNRLNEIMKRLTLVATIFMPLTFITGFWGMNFAELPVGSRVWMWGSLMFMAVVSVVMIIIFQTRKYR from the coding sequence ATGCAGGCCAAGGTGTGCGGCTCAAAAGAAGCGGGCGTCAAAACCGTATCTGTTGCCGAGGCGGTCGAGTTTGCTGGCAGGGGAGACGGGCTGGTCTGGCTCGACATGGCCGGTCCCCTGACCCAGGAAGACCGCGACCTTCTGGGAGCACCGCCCTTCAATTTCCACGAGCTGGCCCTGGAGGACGCCTCCAAGGACGACGGACAGCGATCCAAGGTCGAACCTTACGATGACCACTTCTTCCTGGTGATGCACGCGGTAACCGCTGACGTCAGCGGTGGCAGCCTGTCTCTAAAGTGGGAAGAGATCGACCTCTTTGTCGGCCGTAATTTCCTGGTGTCGGTACATCGCGGTGACTCGCGCGCGATCCAGAGGGTCTGGAAGGACGCCGACAGCCGGTCCCGGATCATGAGTTGCGGCTCGGACATGCTGGCCTACTACCTGATGGACACGGTGGTAGACGGATACATAGAGACCGTGGACGGGGTCGAGGACGAGCTCGATGCCCTTGAGGACGCGGTGGTGGATCCCAAGGCGGACGAGACGACGGTGCACCGCATCTTCGACTTCAAGCGCGAGCTGATCCATTTCCGCAAGAAAGCCGGCCCGCTGCGCGAGGCGATCAACGAGATGACATCCCGGGACTTCCCGCTGGTGACCAGTGAGACACTGCCTTATCTGCGCGACGTCTACGACCACCTGATCCGGTTGTCAGACATGCTCGATTCCTACCGGGATATCCTTACCGGTTCCCTGGACGTGCATCTTTCAGCGGTCTCCAACCGGCTCAATGAGATAATGAAGCGGCTGACCCTGGTTGCCACCATCTTCATGCCACTCACCTTCATCACCGGTTTCTGGGGGATGAACTTCGCCGAACTGCCCGTGGGCAGCCGTGTCTGGATGTGGGGGAGCCTCATGTTCATGGCGGTGGTTTCTGTTGTCATGATAATCATCTTCCAGACGCGGAAGTACAGGTAA
- a CDS encoding L,D-transpeptidase family protein: MTAPQVGKLASRIKLAVIIAGGVAALAVVATLLLVVVLPPRISVSPGDGSSEIIPDDSGLEISTSRWGASLATVAVKEARIAPDGTRENERLLSGHLTDGRFVLEDGSNPLVADAEYTITITGTVKEFGMSGVADAPVEQTVTFTTVTTPMPIIPKDGLKVKYGEEVTLEWNIPISDFDYTLEGIQSTSRLEEGGRVAHIALAKFEQGKEFPLKITGATSSNGRELKAPLASAVKTAPALQLVFEPTDGTSGASTEANPAIIFSEPVSNQDLARTLVTVEPKVDGTFSWPAPNRLEFKPTNAWDHLQDVTISIKSGPQALRGVSGGFLEADSTATFTTAPAKSIDVDISEQVVTLYENGVAVESFLCSTGNSGTDTPLGDYTIYAKMSAIDMRGPGYFAPKVPWVMVFKGDYTMHGNYWATAFGQRSSHGCVGLPVDTAKHVYDWTPIGTPLHIHE, from the coding sequence TTGACGGCGCCGCAGGTTGGCAAGCTGGCGTCACGCATAAAACTCGCGGTCATCATCGCCGGTGGAGTCGCGGCGCTTGCAGTCGTGGCGACACTGCTGCTCGTGGTCGTCCTGCCTCCGCGGATCTCTGTGAGTCCCGGCGATGGTTCCTCTGAGATAATCCCTGACGACAGCGGCCTGGAGATCTCGACCAGCCGATGGGGCGCCAGCCTTGCGACGGTCGCGGTCAAGGAAGCACGGATCGCCCCCGACGGCACTCGTGAGAACGAACGCCTGCTGAGCGGTCACCTGACTGACGGCCGGTTTGTTCTTGAGGATGGCTCCAATCCCCTTGTCGCCGACGCTGAATATACGATCACTATCACCGGCACGGTCAAGGAGTTCGGGATGTCCGGAGTAGCCGATGCGCCGGTGGAACAGACTGTCACCTTCACGACAGTGACCACTCCGATGCCGATAATTCCCAAGGATGGGCTCAAGGTCAAGTATGGTGAAGAAGTGACCCTCGAATGGAACATCCCGATCAGCGATTTCGATTACACGCTCGAAGGCATCCAGAGTACTTCACGGCTTGAAGAGGGCGGCCGTGTTGCCCATATCGCCCTGGCCAAGTTCGAACAGGGCAAGGAATTCCCGCTGAAGATAACCGGTGCGACTTCGAGCAACGGCAGGGAGCTCAAGGCGCCACTGGCATCCGCGGTCAAGACCGCGCCGGCGCTTCAACTCGTCTTCGAGCCTACCGATGGGACCTCGGGCGCCAGCACTGAGGCGAATCCGGCGATAATCTTCAGCGAGCCTGTTTCCAACCAGGATCTCGCCCGCACCCTGGTCACGGTCGAGCCAAAGGTCGACGGGACTTTCTCCTGGCCGGCTCCCAACCGTCTGGAGTTCAAGCCGACCAACGCCTGGGACCATCTGCAGGACGTTACCATCAGCATCAAGAGCGGTCCGCAGGCGCTGCGCGGAGTCTCCGGAGGTTTCCTGGAAGCAGATTCCACAGCAACTTTCACGACGGCTCCCGCCAAGTCCATCGACGTGGATATCTCAGAACAGGTTGTGACGCTTTACGAAAATGGCGTGGCAGTGGAGTCTTTCCTATGCTCGACCGGCAATTCCGGCACCGACACTCCGTTGGGTGACTACACGATTTACGCCAAGATGTCCGCGATTGACATGAGGGGCCCGGGATATTTCGCCCCGAAGGTTCCCTGGGTCATGGTTTTCAAGGGTGATTATACGATGCATGGAAATTACTGGGCGACCGCCTTCGGGCAACGTTCCAGCCATGGCTGTGTCGGTCTGCCCGTAGATACAGCCAAGCATGTCTATGACTGGACCCCGATCGGGACACCGCTGCATATTCACGAGTAG